The sequence TTGCCGCGAATAGGCCAGTGTTGCACGCGAACCGAAAGGGTCAGCGGCTTGCCGTCGCCAATACGCTCGGCGGGTTCGCTTCCCATCGCAGCTTTATTTCTCCGTTGTTTTCGGCCAAAACGGTTGCGCTGCCATTTGCGCCGAATGCCACAAAGAAGCTTAGATTCTGAGCCAGGCCAAGCCCTTACATGCTAAAGCGTGACAATCAATTCGTCCTTTCGACCGAAATCGAGGCCCCGGGCTTTCGGGTCGAGTTGCGTGGCACGACGTTTCGCCTGGTTGCGACGGGCGCCTGGACGATCTCCGAAGTCGCGGTTCTGGACGAGGAACTGAAGCGGCTGAAGGTCCCGATCCCTCCGTCATCCGAGTTCACGGGCGAAATGGACATCTCCGGCATCGCCGAGATCGACACGTCCGGTGCCTGGCTCCTGCAGCGCACGGCGTCAGCATGGCAGCGCGGAGGTTTGAAGACGCGCTACGCCGGCGCAACGGATAGCTTTCGTATTCTCATC comes from Methyloceanibacter stevinii and encodes:
- a CDS encoding STAS domain-containing protein — encoded protein: MLKRDNQFVLSTEIEAPGFRVELRGTTFRLVATGAWTISEVAVLDEELKRLKVPIPPSSEFTGEMDISGIAEIDTSGAWLLQRTASAWQRGGLKTRYAGATDSFRILIEEVHRRAQSDLPEIDEVPPLQQFVDTMKTSASSIWQDTVALTAFSWRGYVCRCSCGS